Sequence from the Temnothorax longispinosus isolate EJ_2023e chromosome 6, Tlon_JGU_v1, whole genome shotgun sequence genome:
TATAGTATTAATCTtaactttctattttatttcacatgCCATGCAAATTTTGATTCTATAGAATAATTGATTTTGCCATTATTTTATCTACAGATATCTTTATGTGATCAGTCTTTGtttgttaaaagaatttttcactTCTTcgggttttattttttcgagtCAATCTTCTCGCATTAACAGATAATTTAGGCCATTTGCAACCTGCGTAGATGCCGCCGAACGGTTACTGACCTTGTTAGGAATGGGCGAAGATGACGAAGACCTTCTGTCATCGTCAGAGGATGAGGGTGTTGAGGTAGACATCGATGAGCTCGAGGAAGACGACGAGGAAACGGATAATGCCAAATTGCTGCATCAACTCGCTGCATCCCTAGCCCAGGAACTCAAATACTCTCAGAAACAATCTTCGAGCAGCAGAGTGACGTATCAAGATCAAAGTGTGATACGTAATGTGGAGATGCTGCAGGATACGAGTTATCTCGGTCGCGGTTGCCTTCAAAATCAAGTGGACCATTCAAAAACATCTGTTTGTCAAAACGGTTTCGATCACAACGATCTTGATTATTTCAACGATCTCAATGAACAAAACGCGAACTTGACAAAGTTTACAAATTTCGGGAACCTCCGTCAGGAACACGGTCGAGCCTTTGATTCTTCGAACTTAGATCATCGCCTGTGGACGGACAATCCAGCAGTCACGATCCAGCAGACTGAAAAGTCCTTCAGCAGCCAGCAGGAGCAGAATCCCGATTCCTGGACAGCAGGATGGGATGCTTGCGCCACCGAGGCTCTCCGGTATCTCGTCGAAGACGAGGGCCTACCGCTTCATCATCCTACGGTTATCGCCATGAAAAATTACCTAGATCTGCAGAGGGAGAGAGCGTTCACTCAACACACCGGGTATACGGACACCAAGTCGCAGGACATGAGTCTGCTTCTGGATTGATGAGGCTTCAGCATTAAAGTAGCGagcgattaaatttatttcttgcgACGTGTCTCATTAAAGAATTTTCGAGAGAGAAATCtaggataaa
This genomic interval carries:
- the LOC139815280 gene encoding uncharacterized protein isoform X1 — translated: MRDTSDMMEDALSEDTMMDCGGDSGEDSGGLEDFVDLATDITDNSRTIRDAAERLLTLLGMGEDDEDLLSSSEDEGVEVDIDELEEDDEETDNAKLLHQLAASLAQELKYSQKQSSSSRVTYQDQSVIRNVEMLQDTSYLGRGCLQNQVDHSKTSVCQNGFDHNDLDYFNDLNEQNANLTKFTNFGNLRQEHGRAFDSSNLDHRLWTDNPAVTIQQTEKSFSSQQEQNPDSWTAGWDACATEALRYLVEDEGLPLHHPTVIAMKNYLDLQRERAFTQHTGYTDTKSQDMSLLLD
- the LOC139815280 gene encoding uncharacterized protein isoform X2; this translates as MMDCGGDSGEDSGGLEDFVDLATDITDNSRTIRDAAERLLTLLGMGEDDEDLLSSSEDEGVEVDIDELEEDDEETDNAKLLHQLAASLAQELKYSQKQSSSSRVTYQDQSVIRNVEMLQDTSYLGRGCLQNQVDHSKTSVCQNGFDHNDLDYFNDLNEQNANLTKFTNFGNLRQEHGRAFDSSNLDHRLWTDNPAVTIQQTEKSFSSQQEQNPDSWTAGWDACATEALRYLVEDEGLPLHHPTVIAMKNYLDLQRERAFTQHTGYTDTKSQDMSLLLD